The nucleotide sequence CCGCGCCGCTCCACGACCTCCGCGGGCGAGCCCTCGCCCTCCAGGACGTGGGCGAGGACCTTCTTGGCGAGCTTGTCGTTGATCTTCCCGGCGTCGATGAGCCCGTTGAGCTCGACGACGTGCTGCGGGGTGACGCCGAGCTCGGCGATCTCCACCTCCCGCTGGTTGGCCAGGCGGGCGATCTCGCCCATCCACCACTTGCGGGCCGCGGCCGGGGCGGCGCCGGCGGACACGGTCTGCTCGATCTCGTCGAGGACCCCCGCGTTGACGACGTCCCGGAACTCCTCGTCGGAGAAGCCCCAGTCGGTCTTGAGCCGCTTCCGGCGCTCGGCCGGGGGCTCGGGCAGCTCGGCCCGCAGCCGCTCGATCCACTCGTGGTCGGTGACGACCGGCACGAGGTCGGGCTCCGGGAAGTAGCGGTAGTCGTCGGCGTCCGACTTGGGGCGCCCGCTCGTGGTGGAGCGGGTGTCCTCGTGCCAGTGCCGGGTCTCCTGCACGATCGTGCCGCCGGAGTCGAGGACCGCCGCGTGGCGCTGGATCTCGAAGCGCACGGCACGCTCCACGGCGCGCAGCGAGTTCACGTTCTTCGTCTCGGAGCGGGTGCCGAACGTGGCGCTGCCCTTGGGCATGAGGGACACGTTGGCGTCGCAGCGGACGTTGCCGCGCTCCATCTTCGCGTCCGAGATCCCGAGGTTCTTCACGATCTCCCGGATCAGGGCCACGTACACGCGGGCCAGCTCGGGCGCGCGGGTGCCGGCGCCCACGATGGGCTTCGTCACGATCTCGATGAGCGGGACGCCGGCGCGGTTGTAGTCGACCAGGGAGAAGTCCGCGCCCTGGATGCGCCCGGCGGCGCCGCCCATGTGCGTGAGCTTCCCGGCGTCCTCCTCCATGTGGGCGCGCTCGATCTCGACCGTGAACACGGTCCCGTCCTCCAGCTCCACGTCGACGGAGCCGTTCTCGGCGATCGGCTCGTCGTACTGGGAGGTCTGGAAGTTCTTGGGGGTGTCCGGGTAGAAGTAGTTCTTCCGGGCGAAGTGGGAGACCGGGCGGATCTCGCAGCCCAGGGCGAGCCCGAGCTTGATCGCGGACTCCACGGCCACCCGGTTCACCACGGGGAGCACCCCGGGCAGGCCGAGCGAGACGGGGGTGACGTTGGTGTTCGGCTCGTCCCCGAAGACGTTGGGGGCGGCGTCGAACATCTTGGTCCGGGTGTTGAGCTCCACGTGGACCTCGAAGCCCAGCACGGGGTCGTACTTCTCCATGGCCTCGTCGAAGGACAGGACCTCTTCGGTGCTCCGGTTCATCAGCGGGCTCCTCCCCGGACGGGTGCGGACAGATCGGACGCGGCGGGGCCGCCGGCCAGGTCCCGGACCAGGGCGGCGGTGTCCGGCAGCCGCTGCCAGAGCGGTCCGCCCCAGCGCTGCTCGAGCAGGGCCTCCAGGCCGGCGCCGGCGCGGTAGAGCCGGGCGTCCTGGCGTGCGGGGGCCATGAACTGGATGCCCACGGGCAGCCCGTCCTCGGGGGCGAGGCCGCCGGGGACGGAGATCGCGGGGACCCCGGCCAGGTTGGTGGGGATGGTGGCGATGTCGTTGAGGTACATCTGCATGGGGTCGGCGGACTCGTCCACGGCGCCCCGCTCGAACGCGGTGGTCGGGGACGTCGGGGAGACCAGCACGTCCACCTGCTCGAACGCGGCCGCGAAGTCGCGCTGCACGAGGGTGCGGACCTTCTGCGCCGAGCCGTAGTAGGCGTCGTAGTAGCCCGCGGACAGCGCGTAGGTGCCCAGGATGATGCGGCGCTTGACCTCGGCCCCGAAGCCGGCGGCGCGGGTGGAGCCCATCACGCGCTCGATGGTCAGGGGCCCGTCCTCGGGCAGCACGCGGTGGCCGAAGCGCACGCCGTCGTACTTGGCGAGGTTCGAGGAGACCTCGGAGGACATGATGAGGTAGTAGGCCCCCAGGGCGTACTTGAAGTTCGGGGTGGAGACCTCCACGACCTCGGCGCCCGCGGAGCGCAGCAGCTCCACGGCCTCCTCGAAGCGCTGCTGGACGCCGGGCTGGAAGCCCTCGCCCGTGAGCTCCTTGACCACGCCCACGCGCAGGCCCGCCAGCCCGCCCTCGGCGGCGCCGGCCCGGGCCTGGGCGGCGAGGTCGCCGACCGGGTCGGGCAGGGACGTGGAGTCCTGCGGGTCGTGCCCGCCGATCACCTCGTGCAGCAGCGCGGCGTCGAGCACCGTGCGCGCCACGGGGCCCACCTGGTCCAGCGAGGAGGCCATGGCGATCACGCCGTAGCGCGAGACCCCGCCGTAGGTCGGCTTGACGCCCACCGAACCGGTCAGGGCCGCGGGCTGGCGGATGGACCCGCCGGTGTCCGTGCCCAGGGCCAGCGGCGCCTGGAACGCGGTCACGGCGGCGGCGGACCCGCCGCCGGACCCGCCGGGGATGCGGGACAGGTCCCACGGGTTGGCGGTGTCGCCGAAGGCGGAGTGCTCGTTGGAGGAGCCCATCGCGAACTCGTCGAGGTTCGTCTTGCCCAGCAGCGGCATCCGGGCGGCGCGCAGCCGCCGGGTCACGGTGGCGTCGTAGGGGCTCATCCAGCCCTCGAGCATGCGGGACGCCGCGGTGGTGGGCTGCCCCTTGGTGACGATGAGGTCCTTGACCGCGATCGGCACGCCGGCGAGCTCGGGCAGCTCCTCACCGCGGGCGCGGGCGGCG is from Kocuria rosea and encodes:
- the gatB gene encoding Asp-tRNA(Asn)/Glu-tRNA(Gln) amidotransferase subunit GatB, which gives rise to MNRSTEEVLSFDEAMEKYDPVLGFEVHVELNTRTKMFDAAPNVFGDEPNTNVTPVSLGLPGVLPVVNRVAVESAIKLGLALGCEIRPVSHFARKNYFYPDTPKNFQTSQYDEPIAENGSVDVELEDGTVFTVEIERAHMEEDAGKLTHMGGAAGRIQGADFSLVDYNRAGVPLIEIVTKPIVGAGTRAPELARVYVALIREIVKNLGISDAKMERGNVRCDANVSLMPKGSATFGTRSETKNVNSLRAVERAVRFEIQRHAAVLDSGGTIVQETRHWHEDTRSTTSGRPKSDADDYRYFPEPDLVPVVTDHEWIERLRAELPEPPAERRKRLKTDWGFSDEEFRDVVNAGVLDEIEQTVSAGAAPAAARKWWMGEIARLANQREVEIAELGVTPQHVVELNGLIDAGKINDKLAKKVLAHVLEGEGSPAEVVERRGLAVVSDDSVLTAAIDDAMAQMPDVVAKVQAGKVQAVGALIGPVMKATRGQADAGRVRELILEKLGVQG
- the gatA gene encoding Asp-tRNA(Asn)/Glu-tRNA(Gln) amidotransferase subunit GatA — translated: MSSTGTPQGPVGLSAAELARRLAAGEITSVDAVQAHLDRIRETDGEPVDPADRSRGRTGLNAFLHVNTEEALSVAAEVDAARARGEELPELAGVPIAVKDLIVTKGQPTTAASRMLEGWMSPYDATVTRRLRAARMPLLGKTNLDEFAMGSSNEHSAFGDTANPWDLSRIPGGSGGGSAAAVTAFQAPLALGTDTGGSIRQPAALTGSVGVKPTYGGVSRYGVIAMASSLDQVGPVARTVLDAALLHEVIGGHDPQDSTSLPDPVGDLAAQARAGAAEGGLAGLRVGVVKELTGEGFQPGVQQRFEEAVELLRSAGAEVVEVSTPNFKYALGAYYLIMSSEVSSNLAKYDGVRFGHRVLPEDGPLTIERVMGSTRAAGFGAEVKRRIILGTYALSAGYYDAYYGSAQKVRTLVQRDFAAAFEQVDVLVSPTSPTTAFERGAVDESADPMQMYLNDIATIPTNLAGVPAISVPGGLAPEDGLPVGIQFMAPARQDARLYRAGAGLEALLEQRWGGPLWQRLPDTAALVRDLAGGPAASDLSAPVRGGAR